A portion of the Sphingobacterium spiritivorum genome contains these proteins:
- a CDS encoding cytochrome-c peroxidase has translation MLSSTFQWLIILIICVFCACSKAKGPDTDPPVIPEEKSLREQYETRSSLWPKPVLDEGILFQELAVMPAGPVDAVAQRKVIALGKVLFFDPRVGRGDNSCSSCHNPATYWVDRKKTAEGIATHHRNTPSMENVWYVNGRLFLDGRAKTYAEQIAEAIESPIEMGGNTYTLPAKLSAVKDYLALFAEAYGDQEINRQRILDAIAVYSQSIVSGETAFDKFLKGQYKALSDQQIEGLHLFRTKGRCLNCHNGPFLTDLEYHNLGYATDRTGTLDNGRFIATGIESDRGKFRTAGLRNIAQTYPYMHNGTVSTLEEMLDLLSQGMPQVSGQQINGELSPHIKNLRLTSTERKAIVSFLESLSSEPTATERPVIPE, from the coding sequence ATGTTATCTTCTACCTTTCAATGGTTAATTATACTAATCATATGTGTTTTTTGCGCGTGTAGCAAAGCAAAAGGTCCGGATACAGATCCTCCTGTTATTCCGGAGGAGAAAAGCCTGCGAGAGCAATATGAAACCCGTTCGTCCTTATGGCCCAAACCTGTGCTGGATGAAGGCATTCTGTTTCAGGAGCTGGCAGTCATGCCTGCCGGGCCGGTTGATGCTGTTGCTCAGCGCAAAGTTATCGCTTTAGGTAAAGTGCTCTTCTTCGATCCGCGTGTTGGTCGTGGTGACAACTCCTGCTCCTCCTGTCATAATCCGGCAACCTACTGGGTAGATCGAAAAAAAACTGCTGAAGGTATAGCTACACATCACCGCAATACTCCTTCTATGGAAAATGTGTGGTATGTCAATGGCAGGCTCTTTCTTGACGGTCGTGCAAAGACGTATGCAGAGCAGATTGCCGAAGCTATCGAATCTCCAATCGAAATGGGAGGAAATACTTATACCCTGCCTGCAAAGCTGTCTGCTGTAAAAGATTATCTGGCTCTTTTTGCAGAAGCGTACGGAGATCAGGAAATTAACAGACAGCGCATACTGGATGCTATTGCGGTATATTCTCAGAGTATTGTAAGCGGAGAAACAGCTTTTGATAAATTTCTGAAAGGTCAGTACAAGGCACTGAGCGACCAGCAGATTGAAGGTTTGCATCTGTTTCGCACAAAAGGAAGATGCTTGAATTGTCACAATGGTCCGTTTCTGACAGATCTGGAATACCATAATTTAGGATATGCAACAGATCGCACAGGAACTCTTGACAACGGCAGATTTATAGCCACAGGCATAGAATCCGATAGAGGGAAGTTTCGTACAGCAGGTCTTCGGAATATTGCACAAACATACCCGTATATGCACAACGGTACTGTATCCACATTGGAAGAAATGCTCGATCTGCTGAGTCAGGGAATGCCTCAGGTAAGCGGACAGCAGATCAATGGAGAACTATCCCCCCATATCAAAAATCTACGTTTGACGAGTACAGAACGGAAAGCAATAGTCTCTTTTTTAGAATCCCTGAGTAGTGAACCGACGGCGACAGAAAGACCCGTAATACCGGAGTAA